In Nitrosopumilus sp., the genomic stretch CTTGGAAAAAACATTAAAAAATCTCAGCAAGCTGCATCAAAACATCTAGTCGAATTAGAACAAAATCAATTCATTGAGAGAATCATCAATGGAAGGAACATATCGGTAAAAATTACTCCGAAAGGATTCAGTGAAATGGTAAAACTTTCTACAATATTGAGAAAAAGTCTGGATTCTTCTCCATCTTATGTTGAATTAACGGGAACTTTGATTTCTGGAATGGGTGAGGGCGCATACTATATGGGATTAAAAGGATACACTACACAATTCAAGTCAAAAATTGGATATGTTCCATTCCCTGGAACTCTTAATGTCAGATTGGATCAAAAAATCCACCAAGAGGCAATAAAACAGTTTGAAACTTTGAACGGTGTAAAAATTAAGAGTTTCTCTGACGGGAAAAGAACCTATGGTTGGGTAAAATGCTTTCCAGCCAAATTAAATAATTCAATAAATTGTGAATTGATAATACTAGAACGAACTCATCATGACGATTCCATAATTGAACTAATATCCAAATCCTGTTTGAGAAAAACTGCAAAACTAAAGGATGGTTCAAAAATTTCAATTAAAATTCAAATTAATTCCTAAATCCCGTGAATCGATTCCCCGTACTCTTTTTCTATTTTATAACTGGAGCTTTCTGGAATTGGGGATTGCAGTCTTGCAACTTTTGCATCGAGATTTATTTTTTTACATCCTTCTATGATGAATTTCTCTTGATGTACCTGATCATAACCTAACGCAACAATTTCCGGCTTTACCATGTTGACTGTTTTAAAGATGTCATCTTCTTGTCCGATGAGGCATAGATCAACCATTGAGAGTGAATTTACCAACTCTTGTCTCTGTTCTTGACTGTGTATGGGGTTTCTTTTTTTCATTTTGACTGCAGTGTTGTCTGTTGCCACCACTACCACCAGTACGTCTCCTAGTGCTTTTGCCGCATTTAGCGTGTGGATATGCCCTGGATGAATTATGTCGAAAACGCCGCCTGCCAGAACTACTCGTAATGAACTCCGACCTATTTCTGTAAGTGTGGTTCTGTCTTCGTTAATGAATTGGTTCTTTACTAGTTCATCAATCTTTGATTTTATCATATCGTCTGAAAACATACTTTTTTTCTTAATTTCCTCAGTTACTGATCTTCCGTCAATTTGACATACATACATGGCTGAAAGAATTATTTTGTCAATCGGTTCCAATATTTTTCTATTTTCAGACCCTCTCTTTAATTCATCGCTAAAAATTACATCTTGGGATCCAGGCCTTTGGCCAATCTTAATGCATCAACAAGGCCATCTGCGTACCCTATACTCAAAATCGCCACCTCATCTTGACCGTCTTCTAGAAATTTCTCTGCATCATTGATGTATAATTCTGCATTTTCCAATATCACTTGATACTCTTTTTGATCTTTATAGTATGGTTCTATTTCTTTCAGCGCTTCTCTTACCATTGGAACATATTTTTCCATCATTTGAGTTGAAATCTTTTTTGTCTTCTCCGAATTATCAAATGGTTCATCAATGCATTTACCTAATATCTTCAATGCGTCTGATTCTGTAAAATGTAATCTTCCTGGAATAATTACTGTATGTGGCGGTTTCCCAAAATCTTTTTTCTTTAAACTAGAGATTTTACCCGAAATAATAGATTGATCCTTGAATCCAACTCTTGATGCTACTATTGCATAACTATCTAAACTAATTACATTTCTTTTTTGCCCTTTCTCAGTTTCCAGTAATCCATTCAATGCGTCCTTAGGATCTAAGAAAAAATCTCTGTCTTGGTTGTATTCTAAAAGAAGCACTGTGTGATTGCCTTCGATGATATTTTTGTAAATTACATAGTATGGCGTTGTAAGTGATTTCATTTCGTTCATTATAGTTGCAATTCTTCCAACTTTGTAAAAATGCAAACCACATTCTCCGATCATGGATGTAAGAGACGATGATGCATGAATGGAATATGTTTTGATTTTTTCTTCAATTGCTCTGGTTCTTAACTCGATATGTGTAGTGGCAATGTATGGATCCCCGTATGAAAGCAACACGACCTTCTTTTTCTTTGAATTCTTTAAAATCTCATTTCCATCTTCGACTAACCATCTTTTTGCTGGTCTAAATTCACCCTTTGTTGCATTTTTGATTTTAGTTAAATCTGATTTTCCAATTGGACTAGTAAATTGTTCCAGGTATACAATGTCTGCTTTTGATAAAACATCTAGCGCCTCAGCGGGAATTGATTTGAATCCCGAAATTCCTAGTCCTACAAACCACAGCATTACTGCATCTTTCTATCATGAAGTCTTTTTAAGTGCTGTAGGGTTTTCTTGAGAATTTCTATTCCTTTGAGGTATTCTTCGATGGATACTTTCTCATCGATTGTGTGGGCCTCGTGTGGATCTCCTGGGCCATAAGTTACTACGGGAATTGACCATTGATTTCCTAAAACATTCATGTCTCCGGTACCTGTTTTTCTAATTAGAGTTGGTCTGGATTTTGTCTCTTCAATAATTCCTAATGTCAATGCTCTGACTAATGGTGAATTATGTGGCGCCTCAAATGGTTCTGTTTCGTCAAGAATTGAATAAAATGCTTCTACCTCTCTTTTTTGAGAAATTTCTTTTACCAGCGTTGCAATTTTTTGTTCAATTGCTTTGCAGTTCATGTCTACCGGAATTCTGATGTCGAAAGTTGTCTCACATTCTTTTGGGGTTATGTTGTGACTTGTACCGCCTCTAATTTCTGTCATGGATGAAGTTAACAACATTCCTTTTGATCTGTTTTCTTGATTTTCTTCCAATCTGTCTTTGAGTTCTTTTGCAAAAATCATTGATTCATGAATTGCATTTTTTGAAAGCCATGGTGCACTTGCATGTGAGCTATCATCTACGCTAATTTTAAGACTGATTGCCAATCTTCCTTTATACGCAATTGTAACTTGATTGATTCCGCTTGGTTCTCCAAATATTGCATAATCAATTCCCATCTCTTTTTTGACGAGATTTTTAATTCCTGTTGCATTCCCTTCTTCATCAACTGCTCCTACAAAAATTATAGTTCCGCTGTCGTTTTGAATCGATGCTGCTGCAAACAGCATTGCCATTAAAGGTGCTTTTGCATCTGAAGCTCCTCTTCCATAAAGTGAATCTCCTTCTTTTCTTACTTTGACTTTTCCTGGAACAACATCCATGTGGCCACATAACATGACTTTTGGAGATCCCGTTCCTTTCTTTGCAATGATATTTCCCACTTCGTCAATTTCAATATCTTCAAAACCCAAATCATCGCACTTGTCAGCTAAAAATTCTGCTAATTGTTTCTCACTAAGTGATGGCGTGTAAAGCCTGAGTGCTTTTTCAAGCATCTTTACTGCAAACCTTGATTCTGATAAGTGACTGGTCAATTCTTATTTTTTTACATTCAGGGCATAATTTAGCATTAGTGATGGGATGTCTACTTGACAAACTCTGACTGTATTCTTGTATTCTGTGGTGTTATTGACCTCGTGAACAACTAGTCCTTTCTCATCGCTTTCCATCAAATCTACACCTACAATGTCTCCTTGAACGGCCTTTTTTGCCTTGATGCACATCTCTTCCATTTCAGGTGTAACCTTGCATGGCTCAGCTGTCCCGCCAAGTGCCATATTCGTTTTCCAATGTTCTGAAATTCTGTATATTGCTGCAACTATTTTATCTCCTACCATAATTGCTCTGATGTCTCTTGGTGGCCTTTTTACAAATTCTTCTAAATAATGTATCTGGTAAATTGGATACATGTTCTCTCTACTTTCCATTATGCCCTCAGCTGAATCTTTGTCGTTTAGTTTTGAAATTAGTCTGCCCCAACTTCCGACAGTTGGCTTGATGACTTTTGGAAATCCTTGTGTTTTCAGTGCTTCCAAAGCTGCTTCTTTTGAAAAGGCAACTGTTGCATCCGGTGTGGGAACTCCGAATTTTTTTAACAACATGTGTGTGAATAATTTATTTCCTGCAAAAATGCCTGTGTTCAGACAATTAATTACTTTGACTCCTAATCCTTCAAGAGCTGCAGTTGAATGCAAATTTCTGTAATAACTTACACATCGCTGAATTACTACTCCGTAATCTTCTGGTTTTTTTTCTAAATCTAATGCTACTTTCTTACAATCCACCATCTGGATATTGATGTTGTTTTTTTTGCCTGCTTCTAGAAGAGCTTTTTCTTCCCAACGGATGGTATCGTAAAGAATAGTGACGTCAGGACTCACTGTCCCCAATCCTCGCCAACCGTTTGGGCAGGCTTTAATTGGAAACCGTCTGAACCTTTTACTAATTCAAAACTTGCGCCACATTCCGGACATGTTACAATTTCTCCTTCAAGTGCATCACTTGGGACGGATATTTCTGCATCACATTCTTCACATTTTGACATATCT encodes the following:
- a CDS encoding DUF120 domain-containing protein, whose product is MTELKIQHILTLSYLLSKGAKHNYVTITTSSLGKNIKKSQQAASKHLVELEQNQFIERIINGRNISVKITPKGFSEMVKLSTILRKSLDSSPSYVELTGTLISGMGEGAYYMGLKGYTTQFKSKIGYVPFPGTLNVRLDQKIHQEAIKQFETLNGVKIKSFSDGKRTYGWVKCFPAKLNNSINCELIILERTHHDDSIIELISKSCLRKTAKLKDGSKISIKIQINS
- a CDS encoding FAD synthase yields the protein MEPIDKIILSAMYVCQIDGRSVTEEIKKKSMFSDDMIKSKIDELVKNQFINEDRTTLTEIGRSSLRVVLAGGVFDIIHPGHIHTLNAAKALGDVLVVVVATDNTAVKMKKRNPIHSQEQRQELVNSLSMVDLCLIGQEDDIFKTVNMVKPEIVALGYDQVHQEKFIIEGCKKINLDAKVARLQSPIPESSSYKIEKEYGESIHGI
- the dph5 gene encoding diphthine synthase translates to MLWFVGLGISGFKSIPAEALDVLSKADIVYLEQFTSPIGKSDLTKIKNATKGEFRPAKRWLVEDGNEILKNSKKKKVVLLSYGDPYIATTHIELRTRAIEEKIKTYSIHASSSLTSMIGECGLHFYKVGRIATIMNEMKSLTTPYYVIYKNIIEGNHTVLLLEYNQDRDFFLDPKDALNGLLETEKGQKRNVISLDSYAIVASRVGFKDQSIISGKISSLKKKDFGKPPHTVIIPGRLHFTESDALKILGKCIDEPFDNSEKTKKISTQMMEKYVPMVREALKEIEPYYKDQKEYQVILENAELYINDAEKFLEDGQDEVAILSIGYADGLVDALRLAKGLDPKM
- a CDS encoding M20/M25/M40 family metallo-hydrolase; amino-acid sequence: MLEKALRLYTPSLSEKQLAEFLADKCDDLGFEDIEIDEVGNIIAKKGTGSPKVMLCGHMDVVPGKVKVRKEGDSLYGRGASDAKAPLMAMLFAAASIQNDSGTIIFVGAVDEEGNATGIKNLVKKEMGIDYAIFGEPSGINQVTIAYKGRLAISLKISVDDSSHASAPWLSKNAIHESMIFAKELKDRLEENQENRSKGMLLTSSMTEIRGGTSHNITPKECETTFDIRIPVDMNCKAIEQKIATLVKEISQKREVEAFYSILDETEPFEAPHNSPLVRALTLGIIEETKSRPTLIRKTGTGDMNVLGNQWSIPVVTYGPGDPHEAHTIDEKVSIEEYLKGIEILKKTLQHLKRLHDRKMQ
- the lysX gene encoding lysine biosynthesis protein LysX, yielding MSPDVTILYDTIRWEEKALLEAGKKNNINIQMVDCKKVALDLEKKPEDYGVVIQRCVSYYRNLHSTAALEGLGVKVINCLNTGIFAGNKLFTHMLLKKFGVPTPDATVAFSKEAALEALKTQGFPKVIKPTVGSWGRLISKLNDKDSAEGIMESRENMYPIYQIHYLEEFVKRPPRDIRAIMVGDKIVAAIYRISEHWKTNMALGGTAEPCKVTPEMEEMCIKAKKAVQGDIVGVDLMESDEKGLVVHEVNNTTEYKNTVRVCQVDIPSLMLNYALNVKK
- a CDS encoding alpha-aminoadipate/glutamate carrier protein LysW, whose product is MSKCEECDAEISVPSDALEGEIVTCPECGASFELVKGSDGFQLKPAQTVGEDWGQ